A genome region from Festucalex cinctus isolate MCC-2025b chromosome 17, RoL_Fcin_1.0, whole genome shotgun sequence includes the following:
- the LOC144005189 gene encoding baculoviral IAP repeat-containing protein 5.2-like, which produces MEELFVEESFKMFIYENRLKTFKGWPFDEDCKCTPENMAKAGFIHTPSDNSPDVAMCVFCLKELEGWEPDDDPAKEHKSHSPSCHFISLKKRVEDLTVEEFIKLQLEKNICEVGKKYNEAVTKFREAASVKRAKIVKLATGEE; this is translated from the exons ATGGAGGAGCTGTTTGTCGAAGAAAgctttaaaatgttcatttatgaGAATAGGCTGAAGACGTTTAAGGGTTGGCCGTTCGACGAAGACTGCAAATGCACACCGGAAAAC ATGGCAAAGGCCGGCTTCATCCACACGCCTTCGGATAACAGCCCAGACGTCGCCATGTGTGTCTTTTGCCTTAAAGAGTTGGAAGGTTGGGAGCCTGACGACGACCCAGC GAAAGAACACAAATCCCATTCACCTTCCTGCCACTTCATTTCCCTGAAGAAAAGGGTTGAAGATCTGACCGTGGAGGAGTTTATCAAGCTGCAATTGGAGAAGAACATCTGCGAAGTT ggaaaaaaatataacgAGGCCGTCACAAAGTTTCGCGAGGCAGCCAGTGTGAAACGAGCAAAAATAGTTAAGTTGGCTACGGGTGAAGAGTAG
- the LOC144005185 gene encoding Fanconi anemia core complex-associated protein 100-like: protein MEGRCSVETLTEFAFSSASSTLRVESDVFVCIGGDEVYVFNCQNRELKVILIFPGLVRDLVVNESKQTLYVACCIGVYCICLSSLPTRVQSLEASSTVPHVKVSSKHLVIKEDGILALLLLNSVLLNLRLANASCLLTHYKISAESLLSSYETLGSFKVPLVSDSACHSTDELSERRPVLFCVHSADSPSSSSLPSGHVCLEPVLFKLLFGVDAALAKSPVVFCGLPDGRLCFAAHRVPGSQLRVLRSLEQPVVFVGASAGTRTDPAECLVALGEQGKVVLVTSKRGGPEGAGARVVFTEMTVPGPVVCACLDKRRLYYSTGSDLLVLDLSLASTKEAEGEAGSQKRAAASQNVISLNVCRVVALAEHARDTEGKVQLLGLSSRGQLQRISLPAGLQDGEVSHLPSSHVGRSIKDVLSAIGNVYERASVLKASIKSRNQTLKSLNQVLNVSILLNNETLAPVQEKPIRCRATTSWSKLLQNDSLNLNCVLENGSCYILERGWTLNITASSMSDSASTHYSFPFQNLHPGEKFEISLPLAASGDSPLPCAVSCALVFSLSGLLGEEAAATLPEGGLVSLPLNTLMVDCLHALRPVDPAAAKCPPRDDAVRAFLRSRCGERGDAAADARHSASVKLSSRLLRDVLKPPEGSPKEPANVSLLDWLLCEGHEGVTMQGDKMAANTSVVHARAPNGSTIKLTAKEVNNAEDSAMRQEDPQDLVEVQVESSSLAAVCGMHHAVLRRVQNFLQKVPEKPPSSIELQSLRVREALQRAEKMLQQVQQTRISCTFGEGVSTGKVTSCLLSVYEELRGNEHSLLII from the exons ATGGAAGGAAGATGTTCGGTTGAGACGCTGACGGAGTTCGCATTTTCTTCGGCGTCAAGCACCCTGAGAGTGGAATCTGATGTGTTCGTCTGCATTGGAGGCGACGAGGTTTATGTCTTCAACTGTCAAAACAGAGAGTTGAAG GTCATCCTCATCTTTCCTGGTCTTGTGAGAGACCTGGTTGTGAATGAAAGCAAGCAGACCCTCTACGTGGCTTGCTGCATTGGCGTTTACTGCATCTGTTTGTCATCTTTGCCTACCAG GGTTCAAAGCCTGGAAGCATCTTCTACTGTGCCTCATGTGAAAGTATCCTCCAAGCATCTTGTTATCAAAGAAGATGGGATATTAGCTCTACTTCTGCTCAACTCTGTGCTCTTGAACCTTCGTCTGGCAAATGCATCCTGTCTGTTGACGCACTATAAAATATCAGCAGAGTCACTATTGAGCAGCTATGAAACACTCGGTTCATTTAAAGTGCCGTTGGTGTCAGACTCGGCGTGTCACAGCACAGATGAGTTGAGCGAGAGGAGGCCGGTGCTGTTTTGTGTCCACTCTGCAGATTCACCATCCTCATCGAGCTTACCAAGTGGTCACGTCTGCCTCGAGCCGGTCCTCTTCAAGCTCCTATTTGGGGTCGACGCAGCCCTGGCCAAATCGCCGGTTGTTTTTTGCGGTTTGCCGGACGGCCGTCTGTGTTTCGCCGCGCATCGTGTTCCGGGATCACAGCTCCGAGTCCTCCGCAGCCTGGAGCAGCCTGTTGTTTTTGTCGGCGCCTCTGCCGGGACCCGCACGGATCCGGCAGAATGTTTGGTGGCACTGGGCGAACAAGGCAAAGTTGTGTTGGTGACATCCAAGCGAGGAGGTCCAGAAGGAGCAGGCGCCAGGGTTGTTTTTACCGAGATGACTGTCCCCGGACCTGTGGTGTGTGCTTGTCTTGATAAACGGCGCCTTTACTACAGCACTGGTTCAGACCTGCTGGTACTGGATCTGTCACTGGCCTCCACGAAAGAAGCAGAGGGAGAAGCGGGATCTCAAAAGAGAGCTGCTGCCTCTCAGAACGTCATCAGTTTAAACGTGTGTAGAGTTGTCGCCTTGGCAGAACATGCAAGGGACACTGAAG GTAAAGTTCAGCTGCTGGGACtgtccagcagggggcagcTCCAGAGGATTAGCTTGCCTGCTGGCTTGCAAGATGGAGAAGTGTCCCATCTTCCTTCTTCACATGTTGGCCGCAGCATCAAAGATGTCCTGTCAGCTATTGGAAATGTATATGAAAG agCGTCGGTGCTGAAAGCGTCAATCAAATCCAGAAACCAAACGCTGAAAAGCCTGAATCAGGTGCTCAACGTCAGCATCTTATTAAACAACGAGACGCTCGCACCCGTTCAGGAGAAACCAATCCGATGTCGCGCCACTACCAGCTGGAGCAAATTGCTTCAGAATGACTCGTTGAATTTGAACTGCGTGCTGGAGAATGGAAGTTGTTATATTCTGGAGCGTGGCTGGACTTTAAACATCACCGCGTCCTCTATGAGCGACTCCGCCTCCACACATTATTCGTTCCCTTTCCAGAACCTTCACCCAGgcgagaagtttgagatttccCTGCCGCTGGCTGCTTCAGGAGACTCGCCGTTGCCTTGCGCTGTTTCCTGCGCTCTCGTTTTCTCGCTGTCAGGTCTCCTCGGAGAGGAAGCGGCGGCAACGCTGCCAGAAGGCGGTCTCGTCAGTTTGCCGTTGAACACGCTGATGGTGGACTGCTTGCACGCCCTGCGGCCGGTCGATCCGGCGGCTGCCAAATGTCCACCTCGCGATGACGCCGTCCGGGCGTTTTTGAGATCGCGCTGCGGCGAAAGAGGGGACGCAGCGGCAGACGCGCGGCATTCGGCGAGCGTTAAGCTGTCGTCGCGGTTACTGAGGGACGTGTTGAAACCTCCGGAGGGAAGCCCGAAAGAGCCTGCGAACGTCTCGCTGCTGGATTGGCTCCTCTGTGAAGGCCACGAGGGCGTGACGATGCAaggagacaaaatggccgccaacaCCTCGGTGGTCCATGCACGAGCTCCGAACGGGTCCACCATCAAGCTGACGGCAAAAGAG GTTAACAACGCAGAGGACAGTGCGATGAGGCAGGAGGATCCCCAGGACCTGGTGGAGGTTCAGGTTGAGAGCTCCTCATTGGCAGCTGTTTGCGGAATGCACCATGCGGTCCTGCGACGAGTACAG AATTTTTTACAGAAGGTGCCGGAAAAGCCTCCTTCCTCAATCGAGCTCCAGAGTTTACGTGTGAGGGAGGCGTTACAGCGCGCCGAG AAAATGCTGCAGCAGGTCCAGCAAACTCGAATCTCTTGCACGTTTGGCGAGGGCGTGTCCACGGGAAAGGTGACGTCATGTCTTCTCAGTGTCTATGAAGAACTCAGAGGAAATGAACATTCTCTTCTTATTATTTAA